A region of the candidate division WOR-3 bacterium genome:
TACGCGGCGTGGCCGGTGAACCGAATCTATCACCTGTTCGGCGATCCGGCAACAAGAATCCGCCGACCTCGGCGGTCAACTCAGAACCTAACCGTCTGGCCCGACACACTGCAGCCCGGGATACATATCAGGGCAAGGACGATAGTTGAGCTACCAGAAGCAGTTTTCTCGTGGACTGCATTCGGCCCACGACGGTACAGAATCTATCGGTCAGAACGGGGCGAGACCGGATACTATCTGCCCGGGCTGGAGCTCAGCCGGGGCAACGGCCAAACACGCACCGGCCAACTGGGGTTTACAGTACAGTTTCCACTTGGTGTGCCGCTCGATACTGTTTTCGTCGGCGACGGGTTCTACACGCCGGTACCAAAGACGTGCCGGGTTAGCGTCTCGCTCGGCTGTGACTCAGCCGACGTCTCGTTGCTCGCGGACACGCTCGCCTTTGGTACAGAGCCGGTGCCAAGCACCGACCGGACCGGGCCCAAGGCAACTCTGTTCTTTCAAGACAAAGTACTTGAAGACAACTGCCAGGTGCCGGCCAGATTTGTTCTCGAAGGCGTGGTTTCTGACAGCTCCGGAGTCATGACCTGCCGAATTCCCGGTTACGAACCGCTATTCTTCGTAAACTCCCGGGAGAACGAAACTGACCTGACCGACGTCCTAGTATTTGATGATAGTTCGAGTACGACCGCCCGGTTCCGTCTGGCAGTGAAACTGGACGGCCCTTTCGACACCCTATGGGTAATCGCGGCCGACAACGTTCTCAATCGCAGCATCACAAGCATGGTGGTAAAGCCAGTACTGACCGACCAGCGCCTCGTGCTGGATTCCACGCTTGTGTATCCCAACCCGGTCAGACGGGAAGCGTACTTCACTTTTCGGCTCAACCGGGCCGCGTCAGTACGAGTAAGAATATTCACGCTCCAAGGCAGGATGCTGCGCGACCTCGGCGACATTACCGGTGTGTTCGGCTATAACCAGGTAATCTGGGATGGCAAGGACCGTGACGGTCAGATGCTTCCCAACGGCGTGTACCTTGTATCGCTCAGCGCACGAACGGCCGGGCCGACTGGCGCTGATGCGGTTTCAGTCCGGGAGCGATTTCTGGTCCTACGCTAGGCGAGAAGAAACCCGATGGAACGAACTAACTGCGGACCCCTGTCTTACTTTGACTTCGACCCGCGGCCTCTTATAATCTATTTTCGAACATAAGGAGACCTAGTCTATGGTAAGAAGAGCCTCCTGGCTTGCGCTAGTTGCGGCTACAATTGCGCTGGGCGCAGGCCAGAATCCGGGCGCGGTGTTCTTGATGATATGGCCCGCGGCCCGGCCCACTGCAATGGCTGGCGCTTTCACTTCAATTGCTGACGACGCCAGCGCGATATACTACAATCCCGGCGGACTCGCTTTCCTAGAACGAACCCACGCCACTTTGATGCATTCGAACTGGCTGCCGGGTCTGTATCAGGGAATGTACTACGAGTACGGCGCAGTCGCACATCAGTTTCAGGGAAAAGGTACTGGAGGATTCAACGTTATCTATCTGACGACCGGTGAAACCGAGGTCATCAACGAACGCGGCGAGTACCTTGGCCGTTACACTACCTTCGACGTTTCTCCTGGCGTAGCATACGGGTACCCGGTACTGCCAAATCTCGGGGTCGGTGTGGGCGCAAAGTTCATCTATTCGTTTCTTGTGCCTGACTGGGTGTGGAAAGTCATGCCGGAACTTGGAATCGAAAGGGGTGGAACCGGTCTAACCTGGGCTCTTGACGCCGGCGCGCTGTACAAGCCTTGGCGCTTCCTGAACTTCGGTCTGTCATTGGCCAACTTCGGCCCGGACATTTCTTATACCGAGACCGGCGAAGGAGACCCGCTGCCAAGGATGCTGAGGCTCGGGCTTGCGTACTACCCGGTGAACAGCCAACACTTCCGGGTCGGCGTTGTACCTGAGATAAACAAAACGCTCGTCGGCATGTTCTACGACCCGAACGGCACAAAAAGCTTCGCCCAAGAACTTGCCACCGAGTGGCGCGACACTTGGAAGTCACTGGCCCTGGAGGGAACATTCCGGGCCGAGCAACTGGCTCTGGCTGCACGGGCAGCGTACTTTGAGGACCTTGACGGAGCACGGGGCGGCATCAAGATCGAGCGCGACGGTGGTTTGACCGAACACATCAGCTTGTGGGATGCCCTGACCCGCAAGGGACTCGGCAAGTTCAAGTCAGTGGGTCTCTGCTTCGGGGGCGGCATCGAGTTCGCCCGGTTCAAGTTTGACCTTAGTGTTGACCAGATGATCTACGACTTCAACACTCAGAACTACAAGTTCTCGCTTTCCTACCAATTCTAAACAAAGTCGAAGTGCGAACGCTAAAATCCGAGCCGGAAACAGGCAGCAATTTTCTCCCTGCTCTCTGCTTACGCTTCGGCTTTCTCGTCACAACTTCCGCGGTTGACCCACATTCCGGGTGTTTCATGCCCAAACTGGTTCGTCGTTCGTTGTCCGCCGCTCGTCGTCTTATCCATGCCTAACCTCGTCGTTGTCGGTGCGCAGTGGGGTGACGAGGGCAAGGGCAAGGTAGTGGACTTCCTTGCCCGAACCGCAAGCATGGTTGCCCGATTTCAGGGCGGACCCAATGCCGGGCACACAGTCTGGATCAACGGGAGGAAAGCGGTTCTACACCAGATACCATCAGGAATTCTGACTAGAGGCGTCAGATGCGTCATCGGCTGTGGCTGCGTCATTGACCCCTATGTTCTGCTGGAGGAAATCGCTGAACTCCGTAAGTTCAAACTTACGGTCGGAAGACGTCTTGCCGTTGACTTCCGGGCACACCTGATACTGCCTTATCACCGACTGCTCGACCGGCTGCGCGACGAACACTCTGGCCGGCAGCGCATCGGCACAACTGGCCGCGGCATTGGCCCGGCCTACCAAGACAAGTATGGCCGAGTCGGCATCAGGGTCCAAGACGTCATCTCTGAGGAAGTGTTCCGGGACAAGGTGAAGCGCAATCTCGCTGCGGCTAACTTCGTACTAATGGAGCACTTCAAGGCTGACCCCTTGTCTCCCAAATCACTTTTGGAAGACTATTGGAAGGCAACCAGAATACTTGCCAAGATGATTGATGATGGCAGCACCGTGGTTGAACAGGAACTCAGCCGCGGAGGCAGGGTACTGTTTGAGGGTGCACAGGGTGTTCACCTCGACCTCGATCTGGGTACCTACCCGTATGTGACAACTTCCTCAACCGGTGCCTGGGGTGTGGCCCCAGGTCTTGGTATAAGTCCCCTGTGGCTGGAGGAAACCATTGGTGTAGCCAAGGCATATACCACTAGGGTCGGTGAAGGACCTTTCCCCACCGAACTCGGTGCCGACGAGGCCGAGGAACTCCGAAGACTGGGAGGAGAATATGGCGCAACGACCGGTCGGCCGCGTCGATGCGGATGGTTCGACGTTCCGGTCGTGCGGACTTCTGTCCGGCATAATCGGCTTAGCGCGCTGGTCATCACCAAGCTCGATGTGCTCGACTCACTCAAGCAGCTTCAGATATGCACTGAGTACTCGCTTCTGGGCAGAACCATTAGCGAATTCGACTCAATGCACGCTGACCGGCTTGAACCGAGGTATATCACGATGCCAGGCTGGCGACAGCCGACTAGCCAGTGCCGGAAGTTTTCGGACCTACCGTTGGCGGCAAGACGCTACTTGCGTAAGGTCGAGGAGCTGGTCGGCTGTCCGATTGCGCTGGTTTCAGTAGGCAAGGAGCGCAGCGAGATGATCCAGCTTCGGCCAAGAGTGTTGCAGTGGTTCAGGAGTCAAAGCCGGAGCTAGACGCCGCCGTGAGACCCGAAACCACCGATCAGCCGGTGCAAGTCAACGTGATGCGTCGGGTGCTGGCGAGTAATGACGCACTTGCCGCATCGCAACTGGCAGTCCTTGACCGATACGGCGTTCTCGGACTGAACATTATGTCCGGACCAGGCGCCGGCAAGACGAGTATCGTCGAGCGAACAGTCGAGGCGCTGGGCTCAAAGCACCGCATCTACGTCATCGAGGGTGACATCCAAGGTAGTATTGATGCCGAGCGGGTCGGGGTCAGGGGCGTACCCGTGACCCAGATAAATACTCAAGGTGCGTGCCACCTGGACGCAATGATGATGTCTTCTGTGTTTCCAGAGATTGACTTCTCGCTGGTTGACCTCTTGCTGATTGAGAACGTTGGGAACCTTGTGTGTCCGGCTGAGTTCAACCTGCCGGCCCATTACAATGTGACTGTAATATCGACACCGGAAGGCAGTGATAAACCGGTCAAGTATCCATTGATGTTTTCGAAGTCGGACATCGTGATCGTAAACAAGACCGACTTGTTGCCATACGTTGACTTCGATGCCGAACAACTCATCCAGGCAATACACAGAATCAAGCCTGGCATGCCGGTTATCCAGGTCTCGGCCAAGACCGGCCAGAACATCGGACAATGGATTGAATGGGTTGAGCAGCAGCTTGCAGACCGGAAACGGCGAAGAGCATGAAGGCAATTCTGGTTCGCCTGACTGAAGCCGCATTACTCGCGGCTCTGGCGGGTATTCCAGGCTGCACCCGGGTTCAGCCGTTCGAGTTTGTCACTTTCGAACTTGCCAATGGTAGTCTCGGTCAGGCGTATGCGGACACGATAAGAACCGCGGGAGCGCACGGAACGGTCACGATGAAGGTGATGTGTGGACAACTGCCACCCGGCATCGGACTGCGAGTTTCACACCACGACGGCGTGCTCTACGGACAGCCTACCCGGGCCGGAGACTTCAGTTTCACGGTTGAGGCCCGTGATTCGTGCCCGGACCAGAACCCGGACATTATCACTCAGGGCTTCGCCATCACTGTAGACAGTTTGTAGACGTAGACCGCGCTTAGTCGGCAATAGCCGGTACTGATTGAGTCGGCACCAGCTACCGGAGGGACGGGCACCGAGACACCGGACTGCGGAGTTCTCCGACAGGTTGTGTATCGGTTGATGAGAATAGCGGGGGCTGGATTCGAACCAGCGACCTTGAGGTTATGAGCCTCACGAGCTTCCAGACTGCTCCACCCCGCAATCCGCCCAAGAATTCAACCCTGAGCAAAGTGCCTGTGAAAAGGTACCAGGCTTGACATTCAGGGTGCACAACGTAGATTGGTCATCATCAAGTCTGTGCTCGCCGGACTTTGCCTTGTAACCGCATTTGCTCTTGGACAGGCGGTTGAGGTACCGAAGAGTTTTGACTCCGGTGGCCTGCTGTATCGGCTCAGCCCGGACGCGTGGGCCCAGACCGGCATTTTCCCTGAACTTGCTGGCTTCAACTATCTGGAACTGTGGCAGACTGAGGATGGCGTCGTGCTGGAAGTTTACCGGCCGGACCGAACAAGGGTGCGTCGCCGCATATCGCAGGAAGAGCTTGTGCTGATCCGACAGCAGGTCGACGCCCATCTGCGGCAGCAGCCGAAGCGGCTGAACCAGGAGGGCCGAGGCAGTTTTCTTCTGCAGCAGATACCACTGGCACTTGGATGGTACGGTCCGGCCACGACCGCGCTGCTGATTCCGAAGGCCGACCTCCAGTATCAGGCAGCACTGTCTTTGGTCGTTTCTTCAGCGGCTTTCTTCGCTCCGCTACTTGCGATGCGCAACATGAAGATGACCCAGGCCCAGGCGCATCTCTGTGTGGCAAACGGCTATCGGGGCGTGCTTGCCGGGTATCTGGTAGGCCACATGTTCCACATCAGCGAATACCGTGCTTACTCGGCGATAATGATGGTCGCAAGCATTGGCGGTCAGGTCGCCGGGTACCGGCTTGCGGACAAGCTAAGCCTGGGCCAGGCCACGCTCGTGACTGCCTATACCGACCTCGGTCTTCTGGATGGTGCGCTGCTCGGCGCGGCAATTCGCGACTGGACCGATGACCCGAAGCGGTACAACATATCGCTTTCGGCCTGGAGTCTTGCCGGTCTTGCTGGAGGCAGCGTGGCCGGTAATATAATCGCGCCGAAGTGGGACTGTACCGAAGGCCAAGTCACGGCACTGCGTACTGGTACCATTGTCGGCGCCGCAGTTCCGCTAGCGCTGTACGCCACTCTTGCCGAAGACTTCAGCCCCCCAGCTTTTCTGCTCGGCATCGGGGGCAGCATCGGCGGAACATTGTGGGCCCAGAGTTCGATTCGACTTCACCAGCTCAGTAACGGCAACGGGCTAATTGTGACCGGCATGACCCTCGGCGGCGCCCTGTTTGGTGCCGGACTGGGCGTGTTGACGAATCAGTCGAAAGTAGTCTCAGTCGCGGGCTCGATTGGTGCGATTGGAGGTCTTGCCGGCGGCTTGGCCTTGGCGAAAAGCCTGCAAGCCGGACAGAGTAGTCAGAGTCGGCTCGAACCGCGCCTGGAGTTCAACTGTGCCGGAATCATCTGCGGTGTTGCACACTATGCCGTGAACCAGCGGTTCGGCGTGCCGGACCTAGTCACGGTTCGGTTCTAGTTCCCTCAACCGGGCAAGACCGCAGTCGGATTCCGCTCCGGACTACGTCTTGGCCCAGCGCTCAAGTTCCTTCTGGGTCTTCTCCAGAACCTTGGCCTGTTCCCTGATCATTTTCTCAAGGAATTCTTTGCGTCGGCTGAGCTCCTGATGAGCGTGGACCCGCTTAGTAATGTCCATTGCCACTGTCAGTGTACCGGCATGTCCGCTTGTGCCGCTATCGAAAGAAGCGGGTAGCGCCGCAAGCGGACCCTTGACCACTCGATACCACGCGGCTTTGGAACTCAGGGCATGCGGTAGAACCAGTTCCAGTTCAACTGCCTTGCCTTCCTGCATTGCCCGGCGGTCATGTGATGTCAAAAGGTCAGCAACCGGAGGTTTGAGAATCTCCTGATCGGTCTTGCCAAGAATCGCCCATTCGGCACCAAGCCCGAGCATCCGCAGGGCTTCAGGGTTCGCCATCGTGTAACGCAGTTCATGGTCCTTGGTCGCGATGGCAAGCCCGGGCATGTCGAGCAGGGCCTTGAGCCGGGCGTCAGCCAAAAGCCAGGCTTGCTCGGTCTTCTTGAACTGAGTGGTGTTACGAATCCGCAGCAACGCGCCTTGGCCAAGAGGATAGGCAGTAACAGAAAACCAGCCTACCTGCCGCTCTCGCCCATCTGAATAGAATGCTTCATGCCGAACCGCTGTTTTATTAGCCATTGCCTTAGTGACCGCGGCCAGAAATCCTGCACTGGCAAATGCGGGATAGACTTCGACAATCGGCCGGCCAAGCGCCTCTTGAGCGGTGATGCGCGTTTCCTTCTCGGCTGCATTGTTCCAGGCGGTCACAACCATGTTCTGGTCAAGAACGACTATGCCATCTACCTGACTGCTCGTCAGCGCCCTAAGGTCGGCCTGTCGGGCGGCAAGTTCCTGTTCAGTCTTCCTAAACCGGGTCGTATTCCGAACACGCACCAAGAGCCCGGCGTCCCACGGATAAGTGGTAATCTCATACCAGCCCGCGTACTGCTCCCGGGCATCGCTGCAAAAAGCCTCGTGCCTGAGCGAGACGTTATGGGCCAAAGATTCCTTGAGCACGGCGATGAAACCGGCTTGCTCAAAACCTGGGTAGACCTCGGAAATCAAGCGGCCGACC
Encoded here:
- a CDS encoding PorV/PorQ family protein; the protein is MVRRASWLALVAATIALGAGQNPGAVFLMIWPAARPTAMAGAFTSIADDASAIYYNPGGLAFLERTHATLMHSNWLPGLYQGMYYEYGAVAHQFQGKGTGGFNVIYLTTGETEVINERGEYLGRYTTFDVSPGVAYGYPVLPNLGVGVGAKFIYSFLVPDWVWKVMPELGIERGGTGLTWALDAGALYKPWRFLNFGLSLANFGPDISYTETGEGDPLPRMLRLGLAYYPVNSQHFRVGVVPEINKTLVGMFYDPNGTKSFAQELATEWRDTWKSLALEGTFRAEQLALAARAAYFEDLDGARGGIKIERDGGLTEHISLWDALTRKGLGKFKSVGLCFGGGIEFARFKFDLSVDQMIYDFNTQNYKFSLSYQF
- a CDS encoding adenylosuccinate synthase; its protein translation is MPNLVVVGAQWGDEGKGKVVDFLARTASMVARFQGGPNAGHTVWINGRKAVLHQIPSGILTRGVRCVIGCGCVIDPYVLLEEIAELRKFKLTVGRRLAVDFRAHLILPYHRLLDRLRDEHSGRQRIGTTGRGIGPAYQDKYGRVGIRVQDVISEEVFRDKVKRNLAAANFVLMEHFKADPLSPKSLLEDYWKATRILAKMIDDGSTVVEQELSRGGRVLFEGAQGVHLDLDLGTYPYVTTSSTGAWGVAPGLGISPLWLEETIGVAKAYTTRVGEGPFPTELGADEAEELRRLGGEYGATTGRPRRCGWFDVPVVRTSVRHNRLSALVITKLDVLDSLKQLQICTEYSLLGRTISEFDSMHADRLEPRYITMPGWRQPTSQCRKFSDLPLAARRYLRKVEELVGCPIALVSVGKERSEMIQLRPRVLQWFRSQSRS
- the hypB gene encoding hydrogenase nickel incorporation protein HypB, which encodes MRPETTDQPVQVNVMRRVLASNDALAASQLAVLDRYGVLGLNIMSGPGAGKTSIVERTVEALGSKHRIYVIEGDIQGSIDAERVGVRGVPVTQINTQGACHLDAMMMSSVFPEIDFSLVDLLLIENVGNLVCPAEFNLPAHYNVTVISTPEGSDKPVKYPLMFSKSDIVIVNKTDLLPYVDFDAEQLIQAIHRIKPGMPVIQVSAKTGQNIGQWIEWVEQQLADRKRRRA
- a CDS encoding putative Ig domain-containing protein yields the protein MKAILVRLTEAALLAALAGIPGCTRVQPFEFVTFELANGSLGQAYADTIRTAGAHGTVTMKVMCGQLPPGIGLRVSHHDGVLYGQPTRAGDFSFTVEARDSCPDQNPDIITQGFAITVDSL